From Streptosporangium album, the proteins below share one genomic window:
- a CDS encoding LysR family transcriptional regulator: MHPRPPAVRLSASNPITELLSCPPELLDTTLDQLRTLVVVRETGSALRAARTLGREQSSIQKQLDTLNHNFQALCGEMLVTKQGRGRDFLFTATGETVVESARRTLGQWLEEINACRRHIGSTLTAGTTEFTLWLLSRAWERLSDEFVRREIDFRIVHIRTRDFWTQLETGQVDLLCGSLVTQVGDKTHHKRYDVIEWRRGTPVLLTNLPVTELPSASVGASELDRLPLIVPGSGLIADFLARWYGPGFRNRLRIVADIDDVQYGIALMRSRMASGCMIVTRTLGRRAVERAAAEGSELRVVELTHDLEPKLETVSAIFARKGERERYGSDHPLNLLWEALRHEVAETGHLPASA, from the coding sequence ATGCACCCCCGACCGCCCGCTGTACGGCTCTCCGCGAGCAACCCGATCACCGAACTCCTGTCCTGCCCGCCCGAGCTGCTCGACACCACCCTTGACCAGCTCCGGACGCTGGTCGTGGTGCGCGAGACCGGCTCGGCCCTGCGTGCCGCCCGGACCCTCGGCAGGGAGCAGTCCAGCATCCAGAAACAGCTCGACACCCTCAACCACAACTTCCAGGCCCTCTGTGGCGAGATGCTCGTGACCAAGCAGGGCCGGGGCAGGGACTTCCTGTTCACCGCGACCGGGGAGACGGTGGTGGAGAGCGCCCGCCGTACGCTCGGTCAGTGGCTGGAGGAGATCAACGCGTGCCGCCGCCACATCGGCAGCACCCTCACGGCCGGCACCACCGAGTTCACCCTGTGGCTTCTCTCCCGGGCGTGGGAGAGGCTCTCCGACGAGTTCGTCCGCCGCGAGATAGACTTCCGGATCGTTCACATCAGGACCAGGGACTTCTGGACCCAGCTGGAGACCGGCCAGGTGGACCTGCTCTGCGGCAGCCTCGTCACCCAGGTCGGCGACAAGACGCACCACAAGAGGTACGACGTCATCGAGTGGCGTCGCGGCACCCCCGTGCTCCTGACGAACCTGCCGGTCACCGAGCTGCCCTCGGCCTCCGTCGGTGCGAGCGAGCTGGACAGGCTACCGCTGATCGTCCCCGGCAGCGGACTGATCGCGGACTTCCTCGCCCGGTGGTACGGTCCCGGCTTCCGCAACCGGCTGCGCATCGTGGCCGACATCGACGACGTCCAGTACGGCATCGCGCTGATGCGTTCCCGGATGGCGTCCGGCTGCATGATCGTGACCCGGACCCTCGGCCGCCGCGCGGTGGAGCGGGCCGCGGCCGAGGGGAGCGAGCTACGCGTCGTCGAGCTGACACACGACCTGGAACCCAAGCTGGAGACGGTCTCCGCGATCTTCGCCCGGAAGGGCGAGCGCGAGCGGTACGGCTCCGACCACCCGCTCAACCTGCTCTGGGAGGCGCTCCGCCACGAGGTCGCCGAGACCGGACACCTGCCGGCATCCGCCTGA
- a CDS encoding MarR family winged helix-turn-helix transcriptional regulator — translation MSDFGDIPDPLSLENQVCFALAVASRGVIAVYRPLLEPMGLTHPQYLVMLALWQHAPLSVKDLSRMLQLEPATLSPLLKRLEAGGLVHRLRASEDERSLAVTLTPAGRHLRGEAEKIPAAIVERLGMELGELRHLHQMLTQVIAAATTANTSHRAVRGQAPAT, via the coding sequence TTGAGTGACTTCGGCGACATTCCCGACCCGCTGTCCCTGGAAAATCAGGTGTGCTTCGCCCTGGCGGTCGCCTCACGCGGCGTGATCGCGGTCTACCGCCCCCTGCTGGAGCCGATGGGGCTGACCCATCCCCAATACCTGGTGATGCTGGCGCTGTGGCAACACGCGCCGTTGTCGGTCAAGGACCTCAGCCGGATGCTCCAGCTGGAGCCTGCCACGCTGTCACCCCTGCTCAAACGCCTTGAGGCCGGTGGGCTCGTCCATCGCCTGCGTGCCAGCGAAGACGAGCGCTCCCTCGCGGTCACCCTCACTCCGGCCGGCCGGCACCTGCGCGGCGAAGCAGAGAAGATCCCCGCGGCGATCGTCGAGCGCCTGGGGATGGAACTGGGCGAACTCCGGCATCTCCACCAGATGCTGACCCAGGTGATCGCCGCTGCCACCACCGCCAACACCTCTCACCGGGCCGTACGCGGACAGGCGCCGGCCACGTGA